In the Lysinibacillus sp. PLM2 genome, one interval contains:
- a CDS encoding ectoine/hydroxyectoine ABC transporter substrate-binding protein EhuB, with product MKKHVLMLLTTLVILVLAACGGTGESSEPAEENASSETTTASEPSKLEKLQEAGTVKIGFANEVPYAYEENGELKGANVDIAKAVFKELGIENVEAQLADFGQLIPGVQAGQFDVITAGMAINPDRCERVLFSEPEMKYGEGLIVQTGNPHNIQSYKDIAANPELKVVVMEGTTEIGFLQEEGVSPDQIITAPDIPATFSAVQAGRAHATTGTEMTVKMALVSAGTDALEFVETFEQPDVEGVPSYGAAAFNLEDQELRDAYNEKLQELKENGTIAELLEANGFSEISNMVEVGEITTEQVCAGQG from the coding sequence ATGAAAAAACACGTATTAATGCTATTAACTACATTAGTCATCCTTGTATTAGCTGCCTGTGGAGGAACTGGTGAATCTAGTGAACCAGCAGAGGAAAATGCTTCTTCTGAAACTACAACAGCAAGTGAACCATCAAAATTAGAGAAACTACAGGAAGCTGGAACAGTCAAAATTGGTTTTGCCAATGAGGTCCCATATGCATATGAAGAAAATGGTGAATTAAAGGGGGCTAATGTTGACATTGCAAAAGCTGTTTTTAAAGAGCTAGGCATTGAAAATGTAGAAGCACAATTAGCTGATTTTGGTCAATTAATTCCAGGTGTGCAAGCAGGACAATTCGATGTTATCACTGCTGGTATGGCCATCAACCCTGATCGCTGTGAGAGAGTGTTATTTAGTGAGCCAGAAATGAAATACGGTGAAGGTTTAATCGTTCAAACAGGAAACCCGCATAATATCCAAAGTTATAAAGATATCGCTGCAAATCCGGAATTAAAAGTAGTTGTAATGGAAGGGACAACGGAAATTGGCTTTTTACAAGAGGAAGGTGTAAGTCCTGATCAAATTATTACAGCTCCGGATATCCCTGCTACATTCTCTGCTGTTCAAGCAGGACGTGCTCATGCTACAACAGGAACTGAAATGACTGTAAAAATGGCGTTAGTTTCTGCGGGAACGGATGCGTTAGAGTTTGTTGAAACATTTGAACAACCAGATGTTGAAGGCGTACCAAGCTATGGTGCTGCTGCATTTAATCTTGAAGATCAAGAATTACGTGATGCATATAATGAAAAACTACAAGAGCTGAAAGAGAATGGAACAATTGCAGAACTACTAGAAGCAAACGGTTTTAGTGAAATAAGTAATATGGTAGAAGTGGGAGAAATAACAACTGAACAAGTTTGCGCAGGTCAGGGTTAA
- a CDS encoding aldehyde dehydrogenase, with amino-acid sequence MEQTLLSKKMLLAGEWVWRESMIEVENPQNGEIIAKVPAASKDDALIAIEEGVIGAKIASNLSTYERMTILNNAANWIEDRKNVFAETIALESSKTIREAQKEVKRCIQTIRLSAEEARRIKGETIPFDQMEGNETRVGYFERLPVGLIVAITPFNDPLNLVAHKLGPAIAAGNAIIIKPATVTPLSALLLAEAFEHAGLPKKILSVLTGYSSEIGDVLVTSPSVRMISFTGGNKAGNDIASKAGVKKLSMELGSNSPCIVLQDADLKEAVDSIVSGAFWAAGQNCLGVQRVYIENDIYEEFENAIVYRTKQYKVGDKMNELTDMGPLITEKEAIRVEKLVDEAIKEGAICLCGGQRKGAYYYPTILTNVDHENKISKEEIFGPVVILDRVEDLNEAIEKSNNVEFGLHAGIFTKNIDLAFKAIKEMEYSGVMVNDSSDFRIDSMPFGGIKGSGIGREGVSFSIEEMTELKVVCFKIGKTN; translated from the coding sequence ATGGAACAAACACTCCTAAGTAAAAAGATGTTGTTAGCTGGTGAGTGGGTATGGCGGGAAAGTATGATTGAAGTTGAAAATCCACAGAACGGTGAGATTATCGCAAAGGTTCCCGCTGCGAGCAAAGATGATGCCTTAATTGCAATTGAAGAAGGCGTTATTGGCGCAAAAATTGCTAGTAATCTCTCAACTTACGAACGGATGACGATTTTAAATAATGCTGCAAACTGGATTGAAGATCGAAAAAATGTATTTGCTGAAACGATTGCATTAGAAAGTAGTAAAACGATTCGAGAAGCTCAAAAAGAAGTGAAAAGATGTATTCAAACCATTCGATTAAGTGCAGAAGAGGCAAGGCGTATTAAAGGAGAAACGATTCCATTTGACCAAATGGAAGGTAATGAAACAAGAGTCGGCTATTTTGAACGATTACCAGTTGGTTTAATCGTTGCAATTACACCTTTTAATGATCCTCTTAATTTAGTGGCTCATAAGCTAGGTCCTGCTATAGCTGCCGGGAATGCTATTATCATAAAGCCTGCTACCGTCACACCATTAAGTGCACTTTTATTAGCAGAAGCCTTTGAGCATGCGGGTCTACCAAAAAAAATTCTTTCAGTATTAACTGGCTATTCAAGTGAGATTGGAGATGTACTTGTGACAAGTCCATCTGTCAGAATGATTTCTTTTACTGGTGGAAATAAGGCAGGAAATGACATTGCTTCAAAGGCTGGAGTGAAAAAGCTAAGTATGGAGCTTGGATCAAATTCTCCTTGTATTGTATTACAAGATGCTGATTTGAAAGAAGCAGTCGATTCCATTGTTTCAGGGGCATTTTGGGCTGCTGGACAAAATTGCTTAGGAGTTCAACGGGTTTATATTGAAAACGACATATATGAAGAGTTTGAAAATGCGATCGTTTATCGTACGAAACAGTATAAGGTTGGCGATAAAATGAATGAGCTAACAGATATGGGACCCCTTATAACAGAAAAAGAAGCAATCCGAGTAGAAAAACTAGTGGATGAAGCGATTAAAGAAGGTGCAATTTGCCTTTGTGGAGGCCAAAGAAAAGGCGCTTACTATTATCCGACGATACTGACAAACGTCGATCATGAAAATAAAATTTCAAAAGAAGAAATATTTGGACCCGTAGTCATTTTAGATAGAGTTGAAGATTTAAATGAAGCAATTGAAAAGTCTAACAATGTTGAATTTGGCTTACATGCAGGGATATTTACGAAAAACATAGATTTAGCATTTAAAGCTATTAAAGAAATGGAATACTCAGGTGTAATGGTAAACGATAGTAGTGATTTTAGAATCGATTCGATGCCATTTGGGGGCATTAAAGGGTCAGGAATAGGTAGAGAAGGCGTTTCCTTTTCAATAGAAGAAATGACTGAGCTGAAAGTAGTTTGCTTTAAAATAGGTAAAACCAACTAA
- the thrA gene encoding homoserine dehydrogenase: MEHRVALLGFGVVGQGFAEIVLNKNQQLEDEYGLKISIVAVSDLMKGSVYHPEGLSIEDLLKVIRETGSFDAYPDQPGLIRGLDSFETIANTNAETIVEVTFTDVQTGQPAIDHCKHAFNHGKNVIMSNKGPVALAFQELKSLAKQNNVRWGYEGSVMSGTPALRMATTSLAGNNITEIQGIFNGTTNYMLTRMEEGLSYEEALKEAQQYGYAEANPTNDVEGYDALYKIVILSNVLLNHPIKMDAVERVGISHLTDRDIEQAKNEGKRWKLIARLMKTSDGISASVKPEMIDLNHPLASINGATNAISYHCDLLGTVTLIGAGAGKSETGFSILIDLINIHRRQL; encoded by the coding sequence TTGGAACACCGAGTGGCATTATTAGGCTTTGGAGTCGTTGGCCAAGGTTTTGCGGAAATTGTATTAAACAAAAATCAACAATTAGAAGATGAGTATGGTTTAAAAATTTCCATCGTAGCAGTAAGTGATCTAATGAAAGGCTCCGTCTATCATCCGGAAGGACTTTCTATTGAAGATTTATTGAAAGTCATTAGAGAAACAGGTTCATTTGATGCATATCCTGATCAACCGGGGCTTATTAGAGGGTTAGATAGTTTTGAAACCATTGCAAATACAAATGCAGAAACGATTGTTGAAGTAACATTTACTGATGTTCAAACAGGTCAACCAGCAATTGATCATTGTAAACACGCCTTTAATCATGGGAAAAATGTCATTATGAGTAACAAAGGCCCAGTTGCATTGGCATTTCAAGAACTAAAGTCTCTTGCGAAACAAAATAATGTGCGTTGGGGCTATGAAGGCTCTGTAATGAGTGGAACACCTGCTTTAAGAATGGCAACAACATCATTAGCAGGCAATAATATAACCGAGATTCAAGGGATATTCAATGGTACGACTAATTATATGTTGACACGTATGGAAGAAGGTCTTTCATATGAAGAAGCGTTAAAAGAAGCACAACAATATGGCTACGCTGAAGCTAATCCAACAAATGATGTCGAAGGTTATGATGCTCTATATAAAATTGTTATTCTTTCAAATGTTCTACTAAATCATCCAATAAAAATGGACGCGGTCGAGAGAGTAGGAATCTCTCATTTAACAGATAGGGACATTGAGCAAGCAAAAAATGAAGGAAAAAGATGGAAGCTAATTGCTCGGTTAATGAAAACATCGGATGGAATTTCTGCTTCTGTAAAACCAGAAATGATTGATTTAAACCATCCTTTAGCAAGTATTAACGGAGCTACAAACGCTATTTCTTATCATTGCGATTTATTAGGCACAGTTACGTTAATCGGAGCAGGTGCAGGTAAATCTGAAACAGGATTTTCGATTTTGATTGATTTAATTAATATTCATCGAAGACAACTTTAA
- a CDS encoding amidohydrolase — protein MDIDLLSRVNQLSEQLVLWRRHLHENPELSFEEFKTSKFVYEQLSKIEGMKVEKGVGVETAVIGTLTRGIGPTVAIRADMDALPILEETTHSFRSKNNGVMHACGHDAHTSIGLAVATLMGELFVNTNIQGTVKFIFQPAEENTDRNGKTGSPYLIEAGALKDIDVIIALHMNPEREVGTVFIHDGYSMANVDVFQATIHGSGGHGAYPHLGTDPIWMLGPVLQALHGIVARNISPLDAAVISVGAVKGGSASNIIPTEVFLQGTMRSYTPTVRSSLEQKLDKAFSIVEAFGGTYDLKITQGEPALYNHPEVNAVLKNTTQALYPLMKIEEIPFGLGGEDFSHMTYEVPGSMIFLGCAYADGVKRDLHTPIFDIDERCLPIGTAILTQTLLNYLLGNAKLPEKQFRTENLFAS, from the coding sequence ATGGATATAGACTTACTTTCACGAGTCAATCAATTGTCTGAACAATTGGTTTTATGGAGAAGACATCTTCATGAAAATCCAGAACTAAGTTTTGAAGAATTTAAGACTTCTAAATTTGTTTATGAGCAATTATCAAAAATTGAAGGTATGAAGGTCGAGAAAGGTGTCGGTGTAGAGACAGCGGTAATCGGAACATTAACACGAGGAATTGGCCCAACTGTAGCCATCCGAGCTGATATGGATGCACTGCCTATCCTCGAGGAAACAACCCATTCCTTTCGTTCAAAAAATAATGGCGTCATGCATGCTTGTGGGCATGACGCTCATACCTCGATTGGATTAGCTGTAGCAACTCTAATGGGTGAGCTATTTGTTAATACCAATATTCAAGGCACTGTGAAATTTATCTTTCAACCTGCAGAGGAAAATACAGATAGAAATGGCAAAACGGGTTCACCATATCTGATAGAAGCGGGTGCACTAAAAGATATTGATGTAATTATAGCTCTTCATATGAATCCAGAGCGCGAGGTTGGAACAGTTTTCATCCATGATGGATATAGTATGGCAAATGTGGATGTCTTCCAAGCAACCATTCATGGCTCAGGAGGTCATGGCGCCTACCCACATTTAGGAACAGACCCAATATGGATGTTAGGTCCTGTATTGCAAGCTCTGCATGGGATCGTTGCTCGAAATATTTCACCATTGGATGCTGCAGTCATTAGTGTTGGTGCAGTAAAGGGTGGCTCAGCTAGTAATATCATACCTACTGAAGTGTTTTTACAAGGAACAATGAGAAGCTATACACCGACTGTTCGAAGTAGTTTAGAACAAAAATTAGATAAGGCATTTTCAATTGTTGAAGCATTTGGAGGGACATATGATTTGAAAATCACTCAAGGTGAACCCGCTTTATATAATCATCCTGAGGTAAATGCCGTGCTGAAAAATACAACTCAAGCATTGTATCCATTGATGAAAATTGAAGAAATTCCTTTTGGTTTAGGTGGGGAAGATTTTTCTCATATGACCTATGAAGTCCCTGGATCGATGATCTTCCTAGGATGTGCCTATGCAGATGGAGTTAAACGTGATTTACATACACCAATATTTGATATTGATGAACGGTGTTTACCTATTGGCACGGCAATTTTAACGCAAACATTATTAAATTATCTATTAGGGAATGCCAAGTTACCAGAGAAACAATTTAGAACAGAAAACTTATTCGCTTCATGA
- a CDS encoding L-methionine gamma-lyase, which yields MKEEKVNVGTQAVWAGEKEVLVHGASQVPVIVSVAYSYDDMDEWYDVATGKKQGHIYGRNTNPTVQAFENKVKILEGAEAATSFSTGMAAISNTLYTFLKPGDRIVSIKDTYGGTNKIFIEFLPKMGIEVALCETGNHEAIAKEIEKGCKILYLETPTNPTVKITDIELMAKKGKEVGALVVVDNTFATPINQNPLALGADLVLHSATKFLGGHADALGGVVCGSKELVEQIYHYREINGATLDPWAAYLLLRGMKTLKLRVRQQEKNALAIAKFLEQQELVDGVYYPGLESHVNHDIAKKQMRGFGGMLSFSLKGGMDAVKILLPQLKYANRAANLGAVETTYGPARTTSHVESTPEERAAMGIPEGLIRLSAGIEDTEDLIQDLEQAFAILKDSAVPVGE from the coding sequence ATGAAAGAAGAAAAAGTTAATGTAGGTACACAAGCGGTTTGGGCAGGAGAAAAGGAAGTGCTAGTACACGGTGCATCACAAGTACCTGTCATTGTAAGTGTTGCTTATTCCTACGACGATATGGACGAATGGTATGACGTAGCGACTGGTAAAAAGCAAGGACATATTTATGGCAGAAATACAAACCCAACAGTACAAGCTTTTGAGAATAAAGTAAAGATACTTGAAGGAGCTGAAGCGGCAACAAGTTTTTCAACTGGAATGGCTGCCATCAGCAATACACTCTACACATTTTTAAAGCCTGGAGATAGAATCGTTTCAATCAAAGATACTTACGGTGGAACGAATAAAATCTTCATTGAATTTCTACCAAAAATGGGTATTGAAGTAGCGCTATGTGAAACTGGAAATCATGAAGCGATTGCGAAAGAAATTGAAAAAGGTTGTAAGATTCTATACTTAGAAACTCCTACAAATCCTACGGTAAAAATTACTGATATTGAATTGATGGCGAAAAAAGGGAAGGAAGTTGGAGCACTTGTCGTTGTTGATAATACATTTGCAACGCCTATCAACCAAAATCCATTAGCATTAGGTGCAGACCTTGTTTTACACAGTGCTACGAAATTTCTTGGTGGCCATGCCGATGCTTTAGGCGGTGTTGTATGTGGATCCAAGGAGTTAGTTGAACAAATTTATCACTATAGAGAAATTAACGGTGCAACGCTTGATCCTTGGGCAGCTTACCTTTTATTAAGAGGGATGAAAACTTTAAAGTTACGTGTTAGACAACAAGAAAAAAATGCACTAGCCATTGCAAAGTTTTTAGAGCAACAGGAATTAGTGGATGGGGTTTATTATCCAGGTTTAGAGTCCCATGTGAACCATGATATTGCTAAAAAACAAATGAGGGGCTTTGGTGGTATGTTAAGTTTCTCTTTAAAGGGTGGCATGGATGCTGTAAAAATTTTATTGCCACAATTGAAATATGCAAATCGTGCGGCGAACTTAGGGGCAGTTGAAACAACTTATGGTCCTGCTAGAACAACGAGCCATGTAGAAAGTACACCTGAAGAAAGAGCTGCTATGGGGATTCCTGAAGGATTAATTCGACTTTCAGCAGGTATTGAAGATACTGAGGATCTTATCCAAGACCTAGAACAAGCATTTGCGATTTTAAAAGATAGTGCAGTACCAGTCGGCGAATAA
- the ocd2 gene encoding cyclodeaminase codes for MKIFHENEIRELVKVNPTAIEIVEEGFTALAKGNVTLPPIMRIDIPEHNGEIDVKTAYIKGLDTFAIKISSGFFNNSLIGLPSLSGMMILFQTKTGVTESILLDNGYLTDVRTAAAGAIASKYLAKSKVERVGVIGTGTQARYQIEALSHVRDFKQLTVYGRNEESAKKYALEMESTLGIKVVIAKNVEGLVKESEIVITTTPSITPLIKADWLHPGLHITAMGSDAEHKQELEPQIFKKVDVIACDVKSQCFRLGELHHALERQIIKQHDEKIVEIGDIISDTKTGRLDERQITVCDLTGTGVQDTVIARFAYNQLINK; via the coding sequence ATGAAAATATTTCATGAAAATGAAATAAGAGAACTTGTAAAAGTAAATCCAACAGCTATTGAAATAGTAGAAGAAGGGTTTACCGCACTCGCAAAAGGTAATGTAACACTGCCGCCGATCATGAGAATCGACATCCCTGAACATAATGGCGAAATTGATGTTAAAACAGCCTATATAAAAGGTTTAGATACTTTTGCAATAAAAATATCATCCGGTTTCTTTAATAATTCATTAATAGGATTACCTAGCTTAAGCGGTATGATGATTTTATTTCAAACAAAGACAGGAGTAACAGAAAGTATTTTGCTAGATAACGGCTATTTAACAGATGTTAGAACGGCAGCTGCCGGTGCAATTGCTTCCAAATATCTAGCAAAATCAAAGGTCGAACGAGTTGGAGTAATTGGTACAGGAACACAGGCTCGTTACCAAATTGAAGCTTTATCCCATGTAAGAGATTTTAAACAGTTAACTGTTTACGGGAGAAATGAAGAATCCGCAAAAAAATACGCTCTTGAAATGGAATCAACATTAGGGATAAAGGTAGTAATCGCGAAAAATGTGGAAGGTTTAGTGAAGGAAAGCGAAATTGTTATTACAACAACCCCTTCTATAACCCCCTTAATAAAAGCAGATTGGCTGCACCCAGGCTTACATATTACAGCTATGGGATCAGATGCGGAGCATAAACAGGAGTTAGAACCACAAATCTTTAAGAAAGTAGACGTCATTGCATGTGATGTTAAATCACAATGTTTTAGATTAGGTGAATTGCATCATGCGCTTGAAAGACAAATCATTAAGCAACATGACGAAAAGATAGTGGAAATTGGTGATATAATCTCCGACACAAAAACAGGGCGGTTAGATGAAAGGCAAATAACAGTGTGTGACTTAACGGGCACAGGTGTTCAAGATACGGTGATTGCAAGGTTTGCTTACAATCAATTAATAAACAAATAA
- a CDS encoding ectoine hydrolase DoeA, producing the protein MEIFELSEYKERLRKTKEKMQEKGLDILLVTDPANMNYLTGYDGWSFYVHQCLIVLLDEEEPFWIGRNQDANGAKVTTYLGENHIIPYPDIYVQSTERHPMDFVCDILKELGQTNGTVGLEMDTYYFTAKCFTQLQLGLPQSTFVDATSLVNYVRIIKSDKEIEYIRKAARIVENAMQTGIDAIEEGVRECDVVAKIMHAQISGTVEFGGDYPAIMPLLPSGERTSTPHLTWTDEKYKSGIPVILELAGCYHRYHSPLSRTVFIGEPDPKIKYLADVVIEGLNETLSAVKPGITCEEVEAVWRKSISKSGFEKESRIGYSMGLNYPPDWGEHTASLRPGDKTILQPNMTFHCIPGIWLDEYGVELSESFRVTETGIEVFANFPRQLFVKNSTKIY; encoded by the coding sequence ATGGAGATTTTTGAGTTATCTGAGTATAAAGAACGATTGAGAAAAACGAAAGAAAAAATGCAAGAAAAAGGACTTGATATATTACTTGTCACAGACCCTGCGAATATGAATTATTTAACTGGTTATGATGGATGGTCTTTTTACGTTCATCAATGTTTAATCGTACTTCTAGATGAAGAAGAACCATTTTGGATTGGTCGTAACCAAGATGCAAATGGCGCTAAGGTAACGACTTATCTAGGGGAAAATCATATTATCCCATACCCAGATATTTATGTTCAATCAACTGAAAGGCACCCAATGGATTTTGTTTGCGACATCTTAAAAGAATTAGGACAAACAAATGGAACAGTTGGTTTAGAAATGGATACTTACTATTTTACCGCAAAATGTTTTACTCAGTTACAGCTTGGATTGCCACAAAGCACCTTTGTAGATGCTACTTCACTTGTAAATTATGTTCGAATTATTAAATCTGATAAAGAAATTGAGTATATAAGAAAAGCTGCAAGAATCGTAGAAAATGCAATGCAAACTGGCATTGATGCAATCGAAGAAGGTGTAAGAGAATGTGACGTTGTGGCAAAAATTATGCATGCACAAATTAGCGGGACGGTTGAATTTGGTGGTGACTATCCTGCAATTATGCCTCTACTACCATCTGGTGAAAGAACATCAACACCTCATTTAACATGGACAGACGAAAAATATAAATCGGGTATACCAGTCATTTTAGAATTGGCAGGGTGCTATCATCGCTATCATTCTCCATTATCTCGAACAGTATTTATCGGAGAACCAGATCCAAAAATTAAATATTTAGCAGACGTGGTGATTGAAGGTCTTAACGAAACATTGAGCGCTGTTAAACCGGGGATTACTTGTGAAGAAGTAGAAGCTGTATGGAGAAAAAGTATTTCAAAGAGTGGTTTCGAGAAGGAATCTCGTATTGGTTATTCAATGGGCTTAAACTACCCTCCAGATTGGGGCGAACATACTGCAAGCTTACGTCCTGGAGATAAAACAATTTTACAACCAAATATGACATTCCATTGTATCCCTGGTATTTGGCTAGATGAATATGGAGTAGAACTAAGTGAATCCTTCCGAGTAACGGAAACGGGAATTGAAGTATTCGCAAATTTCCCAAGACAACTATTTGTTAAAAATTCTACAAAAATCTATTAA
- the eutB gene encoding hydroxyectoine utilization dehydratase EutB, translated as MIQIPSIQHVHNQTITLQDVWKAKCTISAIIHKTPLIFSKALSDNTGAEIYLKYEHVHESGAFKMRGAVNAIYQLTAEQKKRGVTTFSTGNHGFAVALATKKLGIRSVICVSKHVPLAKIEKIKSLGAELEIYGDGQDDAEQRCYELQKEQGLTLIPPFDHPSVISGQGTIALEILEDLPSVHSVIGGLSGGGLLSGVGLVMKNTNPSIQVFGVSMEKGAAMYESLKAGKPVVVSEHETLADSLLGGIGDENKYTFSMVNEYVDQSLLVNEETIKKGMAYLYKEHKIVVEGAAAVGIGAIIDNIISLEENTKNVVIISGNNVDLTSHLNAIKAYM; from the coding sequence GTGATTCAAATTCCAAGTATCCAACATGTTCATAATCAAACCATTACTTTACAAGATGTATGGAAAGCAAAATGTACAATTTCAGCTATCATTCACAAAACTCCTCTTATCTTTTCAAAAGCTCTTTCAGATAATACTGGAGCGGAAATTTATTTAAAATATGAACATGTTCATGAGAGCGGAGCATTTAAAATGCGAGGGGCCGTAAATGCCATTTATCAATTAACAGCTGAGCAAAAGAAACGTGGAGTCACTACCTTCTCAACAGGAAATCATGGGTTTGCTGTAGCACTTGCTACAAAAAAACTAGGTATTCGTTCGGTCATCTGTGTGTCAAAACATGTCCCACTGGCGAAAATTGAAAAAATCAAAAGCTTAGGGGCAGAATTAGAAATCTATGGCGATGGACAAGATGATGCTGAACAACGTTGCTATGAATTACAAAAGGAGCAAGGTCTCACACTTATTCCACCGTTTGATCACCCGTCGGTTATTTCTGGTCAAGGTACAATTGCGTTAGAAATATTAGAAGACTTACCTTCAGTACACAGTGTTATTGGAGGACTTTCAGGTGGAGGACTTCTTTCAGGAGTGGGTTTAGTTATGAAAAATACGAACCCATCTATCCAAGTGTTTGGTGTTAGCATGGAAAAAGGCGCTGCAATGTACGAAAGCCTTAAAGCAGGAAAACCCGTAGTTGTTTCCGAACATGAAACACTAGCTGATAGTTTACTAGGAGGAATTGGTGACGAAAACAAATACACTTTCAGTATGGTAAATGAATATGTTGATCAATCGTTATTAGTAAACGAGGAAACGATTAAAAAAGGTATGGCTTATTTATATAAAGAACATAAAATTGTCGTAGAAGGCGCTGCTGCAGTGGGAATTGGAGCAATCATCGATAACATTATTTCATTAGAAGAAAATACGAAAAATGTAGTGATTATAAGTGGAAATAATGTCGATCTTACTTCTCACCTAAACGCGATTAAAGCGTATATGTAA
- the pucR_2 gene encoding purine catabolism regulatory protein produces the protein MQFTVKNVLAIPLLKSAKLLSGEKIISSQIIKSVSVMEIPVENFVGKNEFVLTTAIGCGNNTELFLSYVREVFESGAAAMGIAVGRHVPYVPEEIIDFCNNHDFPLIELPWELRFSEILKTVLEQINRWEQTSHLKADSIQRELLKLFLDHESVDYVLKYLSKDFQMGVELKRKRDFTEPNLLEAIDLDTEEPTIIRHVNGSFTQVVPIKLLGKDTYFLLLKSKKLNAQPIPWLVLNQVVTILTLWIQKEITLADNKQKEMDDYLKDLTNGNWINKEKFIDEGKKLGFVVDVPYVCIVGQPEKLDEYYSSQKKKNSAVEKEFKHDFTMIINELKNKVNKQIILTFHREVIVIFLECSLEKVNHEVNDFLDLLNSYVEEMKIPVISWGIGENHAGVMTFHYSYKNARTALEVGRSHKGTGSRSTFASTGIYQLLISLQNNTFSTELMHSTIGSIASYDKNNGLDLLRTLSSYIYHQGNVSQTARALSLHRQSLLYRLRKIETLTNRSLSDPDDIFLLQFCLKLWEVRFENSEPYIIAK, from the coding sequence ATGCAATTTACTGTTAAAAATGTGCTAGCAATTCCATTATTGAAATCTGCTAAACTTCTATCAGGTGAAAAGATTATTAGTTCTCAAATTATTAAATCAGTATCTGTAATGGAAATCCCTGTCGAAAACTTCGTAGGAAAAAATGAATTCGTTTTAACTACTGCTATTGGGTGTGGAAATAATACAGAGCTATTTCTCTCGTATGTAAGAGAGGTTTTCGAATCTGGTGCTGCCGCAATGGGAATTGCTGTAGGAAGACATGTTCCATATGTCCCCGAAGAAATCATTGATTTTTGTAATAATCACGATTTTCCTCTTATTGAACTTCCATGGGAATTACGATTTTCAGAAATTTTAAAGACCGTATTGGAGCAAATTAATAGATGGGAACAAACTTCCCATTTAAAGGCCGACTCCATTCAACGTGAGTTACTAAAGCTGTTTTTAGATCACGAATCCGTTGACTATGTTCTTAAATATTTATCAAAAGACTTTCAAATGGGCGTTGAATTAAAACGAAAACGTGATTTTACAGAACCGAATCTATTAGAAGCGATAGATTTAGATACAGAAGAACCCACTATTATTCGTCATGTAAATGGTTCCTTTACACAGGTTGTTCCTATTAAATTATTAGGGAAAGATACTTACTTCTTATTATTGAAATCAAAAAAACTAAATGCACAACCTATTCCTTGGCTCGTTTTAAATCAAGTGGTGACGATACTAACTTTATGGATTCAAAAAGAGATTACACTAGCTGATAATAAACAAAAGGAAATGGATGATTATTTAAAGGATTTAACAAATGGCAATTGGATAAATAAGGAAAAATTCATTGATGAAGGAAAAAAACTGGGGTTTGTCGTTGATGTACCTTATGTATGCATTGTTGGTCAACCTGAGAAATTAGATGAATATTACTCCTCCCAGAAAAAGAAAAATTCAGCGGTCGAAAAGGAATTTAAACATGATTTTACTATGATAATTAACGAATTAAAAAATAAAGTGAATAAACAAATCATTCTAACATTTCATCGTGAAGTCATTGTGATATTTTTAGAATGTAGTTTAGAAAAAGTAAACCATGAAGTAAATGACTTTTTAGATTTATTAAATAGTTATGTTGAAGAAATGAAGATTCCAGTTATCTCTTGGGGGATTGGTGAAAATCATGCAGGAGTTATGACATTTCACTATAGTTATAAAAATGCACGAACAGCACTTGAAGTTGGTAGAAGTCATAAAGGTACAGGTTCAAGAAGCACATTTGCAAGTACAGGCATTTATCAGTTGCTCATTTCCTTACAAAATAACACATTTTCAACAGAGTTAATGCATTCAACTATCGGTTCCATTGCTTCCTATGATAAAAACAATGGACTCGATCTTTTAAGAACATTATCTTCTTATATTTATCACCAAGGGAATGTAAGCCAAACTGCCAGAGCTTTATCACTTCATCGGCAATCTCTTTTATATCGATTAAGAAAAATAGAGACATTAACAAATCGCTCTTTAAGTGATCCAGATGATATCTTCCTATTACAATTTTGTTTAAAGCTTTGGGAAGTTAGATTTGAAAATAGTGAGCCCTATATCATTGCTAAATAA